A portion of the Falsirhodobacter algicola genome contains these proteins:
- a CDS encoding DUF1989 domain-containing protein, producing MLQLPPDALFRPGPPTASRARRAAAFARTEERYSVPGGGAIVVEIRPGDSLRLQNDEGGQRAELIAAHPDGRIDCGLLGCAADTAPEGLKAALARGEPSLARLRLALAMRGIDLASARGIGLFGAQSRPGEAASFTAQGAGWVVIAAPAAPMDVGAQDTATPLTLILKRAEARMRGRFDLPDPLADPLHDIRVASATAESYVVKAGEFIQIIDVDGRQCTDFQCFDARKLDRGIVRPLDATTTRTLMGHSYPTPGLHAKYYDHDMTPLVEVVQDSCGRHDLLGLACAAKYYDDIGYPGHANCTDNFNRALAPHGIEARAGWMAANFFFNTGIDDHGVFYADEPWSRPGDYVLLRALTDIVCVSSACPDDTSAANGWDLTDIHVRSYAASERFQRASAWRPTPDAEPIMTRESAFHDNFAALTQDFVEYKGFWLPNSFAQTDPVESYWAAREGVVVMDLSALRKFEVTGPDAEALLNWVLTRDVSKLGHGQIVYTAMCYPHGGMIDDGTLFRLGDQNFRWIGGSDDSGLWMREEAERLGLNVLVRASTDQMHNLAVQGPKSRELVSQIIWTPPHQPAADAIDWFRFTIGRLGGPEGAPVVLSRTGYTGELGYEIFCHPKDGDAVFRAVWEAGRPLGLRPMGLLGLDLCRIESGLIFAGYDFSDQTDPFEAGIGFTVPLKSKTADFVGREALIRRKTTPARKFVGLEIDGQDPIAHGDCIRIGRAQVGEICSAMHSPRTNRWIALARIDVAHAEIGTAVEVGRLDGHMKRFAARVTPFPHYDPKKERPRS from the coding sequence ATGCTGCAACTGCCGCCCGACGCCCTCTTCCGCCCCGGCCCGCCAACGGCCAGCCGCGCGCGCCGCGCCGCCGCCTTCGCCCGCACCGAGGAACGCTACTCCGTTCCCGGCGGCGGTGCGATCGTCGTGGAGATCCGCCCCGGCGACAGCCTGCGCCTCCAGAACGACGAAGGGGGGCAGCGGGCCGAACTGATCGCCGCCCATCCCGACGGGCGCATCGATTGCGGCCTTCTGGGTTGCGCCGCCGATACCGCCCCCGAGGGGCTGAAGGCCGCGCTCGCCCGCGGTGAGCCGTCGCTGGCGCGGTTGCGCCTTGCGCTGGCGATGCGGGGGATCGACCTCGCCTCTGCCCGCGGGATCGGCCTTTTCGGCGCACAGTCCCGCCCCGGAGAGGCCGCGAGCTTCACCGCGCAGGGCGCGGGCTGGGTCGTGATCGCCGCGCCCGCCGCCCCGATGGATGTCGGCGCGCAGGACACCGCCACCCCGCTGACGCTGATCCTGAAGCGGGCCGAGGCGCGGATGCGCGGCCGGTTCGATCTGCCCGATCCCTTGGCCGATCCGCTGCACGACATCCGCGTCGCGTCGGCCACGGCGGAATCCTATGTCGTGAAGGCGGGTGAGTTCATCCAGATCATCGACGTGGATGGCCGCCAATGCACCGATTTCCAATGCTTCGACGCCCGCAAGCTGGATCGCGGCATCGTGCGCCCGCTGGATGCGACGACGACCCGCACCCTGATGGGCCACAGCTATCCCACGCCCGGCCTGCACGCCAAGTACTACGACCATGACATGACCCCGCTGGTGGAGGTGGTGCAGGACAGCTGCGGCCGCCACGACCTTCTGGGCCTTGCCTGCGCCGCCAAGTATTACGACGACATCGGCTATCCCGGCCATGCCAACTGCACCGACAACTTCAACCGCGCCCTTGCCCCCCACGGGATCGAGGCGCGGGCGGGCTGGATGGCGGCCAACTTCTTCTTCAACACCGGCATCGACGATCATGGCGTCTTCTATGCCGACGAGCCTTGGTCGCGGCCGGGCGATTACGTGCTGCTGCGCGCGCTGACCGATATCGTCTGCGTCTCCTCGGCTTGCCCCGACGACACCTCGGCCGCCAATGGCTGGGATCTGACTGACATCCATGTGCGCAGCTATGCCGCGAGCGAGCGTTTTCAGCGCGCCTCGGCGTGGCGGCCCACCCCCGACGCGGAGCCGATCATGACGCGCGAGAGCGCCTTCCACGACAATTTCGCCGCCCTGACGCAGGATTTCGTCGAATACAAGGGCTTCTGGCTGCCGAACAGCTTTGCGCAGACCGATCCGGTGGAATCCTACTGGGCCGCGCGCGAGGGTGTCGTGGTCATGGACCTCAGCGCCCTGCGCAAGTTCGAAGTGACCGGCCCCGACGCCGAGGCGCTGCTGAACTGGGTGCTGACGCGCGATGTCTCCAAGCTCGGTCATGGGCAGATCGTCTATACCGCGATGTGCTATCCGCATGGCGGCATGATCGACGACGGCACGCTGTTCCGCCTTGGCGATCAGAACTTCCGCTGGATCGGCGGGTCGGACGACAGCGGCCTGTGGATGCGCGAAGAGGCCGAGCGTCTGGGGCTGAACGTCCTCGTGCGCGCCTCTACCGATCAGATGCACAACCTCGCGGTGCAGGGCCCGAAATCGCGCGAGCTGGTCTCGCAGATCATCTGGACCCCGCCGCATCAGCCCGCCGCGGATGCGATCGACTGGTTCCGCTTCACCATCGGTCGCCTCGGCGGGCCGGAGGGGGCGCCGGTGGTGCTCTCGCGCACCGGCTATACCGGAGAGCTGGGCTACGAGATCTTCTGCCACCCCAAGGACGGGGACGCGGTGTTCCGCGCCGTCTGGGAGGCGGGCCGCCCGCTCGGCCTGCGCCCGATGGGCCTCTTGGGCCTCGATCTGTGCCGGATCGAATCCGGGCTGATCTTTGCCGGCTACGATTTCTCCGATCAGACCGATCCGTTCGAGGCGGGCATCGGCTTCACCGTGCCGCTGAAATCCAAGACCGCCGATTTCGTGGGCCGCGAGGCGCTGATCCGCCGCAAGACGACGCCCGCGCGCAAATTCGTCGGGCTGGAGATCGACGGTCAGGACCCCATCGCCCATGGCGACTGCATCCGCATCGGACGCGCGCAGGTGGGGGAGATCTGTTCGGCCATGCATTCGCCGCGCACCAATCGCTGGATCGCGCTGGCGCGGATCGATGTCGCCCATGCCGAGATCGGCACCGCGGTGGAGGTCGGCCGGCTTGACGGACACATGAAACGGTTCGCGGCGCGGGTCACACCCTTCCCGCATTACGATCCGAAAAAGGAACGTCCGCGCTCCTGA